From Xyrauchen texanus isolate HMW12.3.18 chromosome 9, RBS_HiC_50CHRs, whole genome shotgun sequence, the proteins below share one genomic window:
- the LOC127649801 gene encoding pancreas transcription factor 1 subunit alpha-like, producing the protein MDTVLDPFTGLDSFSSPYFDDDDFFTDQSSRDHLDTDEFLDEDVDFLTNQIQEYYKDNRISQDGDYCDVGNFSFSSSSSTFSYGCADSTSELSPHRGDGPLLKRRRRMRSEGEMQQLRQAANVRERRRMQSINDAFEGLRSHIPTLPYEKRLSKVDTLRLAIGYINFLAELVQSDMPIRNSNSDSINQPKKVIICHRGTRSPSPDDPDYGLPPLAGHSLSWTDEKQLKDQNIIRTAKVWTPEDPRKLHLKSSINNIENEPPFNLIS; encoded by the exons ATGGACACTGTGTTGGATCCATTCACAGGCTTAGATTCATTCTCCTCCCCTTACTTCGACGACGATGACTTCTTCACAGACCAGTCGTCGAGGGACCACTTGGACACAGATGAGTTTTTGGATGAGGATGTCGACTTTCTCACAAATCAAATCCAAGAATATTATAAGGACAATCGAATATCACAGGATGGAGATTATTGTGATGTTGGCAACTTCTCTTTTTCTTCTTCGTCTTCGACTTTCTCATACGGATGCGCTGACAGCACCTCGGAGCTGTCCCCTCACAGAGGAGACGGTCCTTTATTAAAGAGGCGAAGGCGCATGAGATCCGAAGGAGAGATGCAACAGTTGCGTCAAGCTGCCAACGTCCGGGAGCGACGGAGAATGCAATCCATTAACGATGCTTTCGAGGGACTAAGATCTCACATCCCTACTTTACCATACGAGAAAAGACTCTCAAAAGTTGACACTTTACGACTTGCAATAGGCTATATAAATTTCCTTGCAGAACTTGTGCAGTCTGACATGCCGATCCGGAACTCAAATAGTGACTCTATAAACCAACCTAAAAAAGTAATCATTTGCCACAGAGGAACAA GATCCCCATCTCCAGATGATCCTGACTACGGGTTGCCTCCTCTCGCGGGCCACTCTCTTTCATGGACTGATGAGAAGCAGCTAAAAGATCAGAACATCATTAGAACAGCGAAAGTATGGACACCAGAGGACCCAAGAAAGTTGCACTTGAAATCATCTATAAACAACATTGAGAATGAACCCccctttaatttaatttcataa